CACCTCGACGACGAGGTTCCAGGGCTGATCGCTGATCGCCGGGTTGGTGATCTGGAGGGCGTTGTAGATCGGCGGGAGGTTGCCGTCGGGGAACTCGACGTCGACGGCGGGGCCGATCACCTGCGTGACGCGTCCGATGCTGGGCATGGCTATCCTTTGAGCGCCTCGGCGCCGCCGACGACCTCCATCAGCTCCTTCGTGATGGTCGCCTGGCGGGCGCGGTTCATGGAGCGGGTGAGGGCGTCGATCATGTCCGCGGCGTTGGTGGTGGCGTTGTCCATCGCCGTCATGCGCGCGGCGTGCTCGCTCGCAATCGCCTCGAGCAGCGCCTGGCTCACGAGCGCCTCGAGGTAGCGTGGCAACAGACGGGCCAGAAGCTCGGGCCGCGGCGGCTCGAAGATGTAGTCGGCCGGGGGCCGGTCCACTGCGGGCGCCGCAACCGGCAGCAACGGAACGACGCTCGGGGTCTGCGAGATGGCCGAGCGGAAGCGGTTGTAGACCAGGTAGACCGCGTCGGT
This Deltaproteobacteria bacterium DNA region includes the following protein-coding sequences:
- a CDS encoding F0F1 ATP synthase subunit beta (Produces ATP from ADP in the presence of a proton gradient across the membrane. The beta chain is a regulatory subunit) — translated: MPSIGRVTQVIGPAVDVEFPDGNLPPIYNALQITNPAISDQPWNLVVEV